Proteins encoded by one window of Ursus arctos isolate Adak ecotype North America unplaced genomic scaffold, UrsArc2.0 scaffold_22, whole genome shotgun sequence:
- the AKIP1 gene encoding A-kinase-interacting protein 1 — protein sequence MENCLAAAALNGVDRRALQRTARLGQEVLERAKRRAVDWHSRELPKSGVGFTSRERPYRERRPAAGAQRLLPGEREERQPTLSASFRTMAEFMDYTSSQCGRYYSSVLEEGGAAHVSRYHRGKSELHWCWDRGNAQRKDTSLGLGDFCHASGRALAASQHAENTSKDLYIEVYPGTYSVTVGTNDLTKTQVVAVDSGQSVDLVFPV from the exons ATGGAGAACTGTTTGGCGGCCGCGGCGCTGAACGGGGTGGACCGACGTGCCCTGCAGCGCACGGCTAGACTGGGTCAAGAAGTGCTGGAGCGGGCCAAGAGGAGGGCGGTGGACTGGCATTCGCGGGAGCTTCCCAAAAGCGGCGTGGGGTTCACTTCTCGGGAGCGGCCCTACCGAGAAAGACGGCCCGCAGCCGGCGCCCAGCGCCTTCTCCCGGGAGAG AGAGAAGAAAGACAACCAACCCTAAGTGCTTCTTTCAGAACAATGGCAGAATTCATGGACTATACTTCAAGTCAGTGCGGG AGATACTATTCATCTGtgctggaggaaggaggggcggCCCACGTCTCTCGTTATCACAGAGGGAAGTCAGAGCTGCACTGGTGCTGGGACAGGGGGAATGCCCAG AGAAAAGACACCTCCCTCGGTCTTGGAGACTTCTGTCACGCGTCAGGGCGTGCTCTCGCAGCATCCCAGCAT GCTGAGAACACCTCTAAGGACCTCTACATAGAAGTATATCCAGGGACCTATTCTGTCACTGTGGGTACAAATGACTTAACCAAGACTCAGGTGGTAGCAGTCGACTCGGGACAGAGTGTGGACTTGGTCTTCCCCGTATGA